One Primulina huaijiensis isolate GDHJ02 chromosome 8, ASM1229523v2, whole genome shotgun sequence genomic region harbors:
- the LOC140983291 gene encoding thioredoxin H2-like, with the protein MGAGLSTDVHQITNKYNRSPSIKKGQVITFHSSTKWRIHFESAKQTSKLMVVDFTASWCGPCRYIEPAINEFAVKYTDVDFIKIDVDELFDVAQDFGVQAMPTFLMIKRGKIVDKVVGAKKEDLQKKIDKHRF; encoded by the exons ATGGGTGCCGGTTTGTCGACTGATGTTCATCAGATCACCAATAAATATAATCGATCGCCATCGATCAAGAAGGGTCAAGTTATCACATTCCACTCCTCGACGAAGTGGAGAATTCATTTCGAATCCGCAAAACAAACTTCAAAACTC ATGGTGGTTGATTTCACAGCTTCCTGGTGCGGGCCGTGCCGTTACATTGAACCTGCGATCAACGAATTCGCGGTGAAATACACGGATGTGGACTTCATCAAGATTGATGTTGATGAGTTGTTT GATGTGGCACAAGATTTTGGGGTGCAAGCAATGCCTACTTTCCTGATGATAAAGAGAGGGAAGATAGTTGATAAGGTTGTGGGGGCAAAGAAGGAAGACCTACAAAAGAAGATTGACAAACACAGATTCTGA